In one window of Halomarina pelagica DNA:
- a CDS encoding enoyl-CoA hydratase/isomerase family protein, which translates to MSDEPVLLDVEDGIATLTLNRPDVRNAITHEVSTAMIERLEEAERSDARALVVTGSGGSFSAGGDVNAMAARLSGEATLAESVRRIHQETSRAIERVATFHLPTIATVDGVAFGAGANLALACDVQVASPEAKISFGFRQVGLAVDTGTSYFLPRVVGMNKAKELVFTGELLDAEDALDLGLFNHVYEDFEAEADEFVRSIAEGPTVALETSKRALNQGLEQSLDQAMTREAAHQAAVFETRDHREGASAFTEKRDPEFTGE; encoded by the coding sequence ATGAGCGACGAACCAGTGCTCCTCGACGTCGAGGACGGGATCGCGACCCTGACCCTCAACCGCCCGGACGTGCGCAACGCCATCACCCACGAGGTCTCGACCGCGATGATCGAGCGCCTGGAGGAGGCGGAGCGGAGCGACGCCCGGGCGCTCGTGGTGACGGGGTCGGGCGGCAGCTTCTCGGCGGGCGGCGACGTCAACGCGATGGCGGCGCGGCTGTCCGGCGAGGCGACGCTCGCGGAGTCGGTCCGGCGCATCCACCAGGAGACGAGCCGCGCGATCGAGCGCGTGGCGACGTTCCACCTCCCGACGATCGCCACGGTCGACGGGGTGGCCTTCGGCGCGGGCGCGAACCTCGCGCTCGCCTGCGACGTGCAGGTGGCGAGCCCGGAGGCGAAGATCAGCTTCGGCTTCAGGCAGGTCGGTCTCGCCGTGGACACCGGCACGTCCTACTTCCTCCCGCGCGTCGTCGGGATGAACAAGGCCAAGGAACTCGTGTTCACGGGCGAACTGCTCGACGCCGAGGACGCGCTCGACCTCGGGCTGTTCAACCACGTCTACGAGGACTTCGAGGCGGAGGCCGACGAGTTCGTCCGCTCGATCGCGGAGGGGCCGACCGTCGCCCTCGAGACGTCGAAGCGCGCGCTCAACCAGGGTCTGGAGCAGTCGCTCGACCAGGCGATGACCCGCGAGGCGGCCCACCAGGCGGCCGTCTTCGAGACGCGCGACCACCGGGAGGGCGCGAGCGCGTTCACGGAGAAGCGCGATCCCGAGTTCACCGGCGAGTAG
- a CDS encoding PaaI family thioesterase, which translates to MSADADCDADAAERRLRAEVGDHGLFRWLDLDFAVLEPGRVAMTIPFDEKFANLASGTMHGGITATLIDTVSGFALRSTFERPETTFLTTTDLNVRYVRPARGDVRAVGEVVRAGRSMGVTEATVTSTAPDGTEKTVATGGTTYRLFRGEGDE; encoded by the coding sequence ATGAGCGCGGACGCCGATTGCGACGCCGACGCGGCCGAGCGCCGTCTCCGCGCCGAGGTCGGCGATCACGGCCTCTTCCGGTGGCTCGACCTGGACTTCGCGGTGCTCGAACCGGGGCGGGTCGCCATGACGATCCCGTTCGACGAGAAGTTCGCCAACCTCGCGAGCGGGACGATGCACGGCGGGATCACGGCGACGCTGATCGACACCGTGAGCGGGTTCGCCCTGCGTTCGACCTTCGAGCGCCCCGAGACGACCTTCCTCACGACGACCGACCTCAACGTGCGCTACGTCCGGCCCGCTCGCGGCGACGTCCGCGCTGTGGGCGAGGTGGTCCGCGCCGGGCGCTCGATGGGCGTCACGGAGGCGACCGTCACGAGCACCGCGCCGGACGGGACTGAGAAGACCGTCGCCACCGGCGGGACGACCTACCGGCTCTTCCGGGGTGAGGGCGATGAGTGA
- a CDS encoding YhbY family RNA-binding protein: MANEDLKARAHDLDVTVWVGKGGIEPVAEELRDQLRETDLVKVKFLRASRGGTTTEELAADLAERVGADLVDTRGHTAVFH; this comes from the coding sequence ATGGCAAACGAGGACCTGAAGGCGCGCGCACACGACCTCGACGTGACCGTCTGGGTCGGCAAGGGAGGCATCGAACCGGTGGCCGAGGAGCTTCGCGACCAGTTGCGAGAGACCGACCTCGTGAAGGTGAAGTTCCTCCGGGCGTCGCGCGGCGGAACGACGACGGAGGAGCTGGCGGCCGACCTGGCGGAGCGCGTCGGTGCGGACCTCGTCGACACGCGGGGACACACCGCGGTCTTCCACTGA
- a CDS encoding long-chain-fatty-acid--CoA ligase → MANLVSDIESTADARPDAPAVVYDGRTLTYAEFWARAGRFAAALAERGIDPGDRVGIYLPNLPQYVTAFTGTLRAGGIVVPMNPQYKEREISHLLADSGARAVVTLADLVPNVLAAREGTAVEHVVSVGGAAEETTEFEAFLAGDGLPVVERDADDVAVQPYTSGTTGEPKGVMLTHENLGWNARATGALMPDGFQPDDKMLGVLPLFHIYGMTVTMLGTLFAGAAYYPLPSWDARRAVSLIEEERITIMHGVPAMYNDLINQPDAESFDLSSLRFANSGGSSLPIEVMRRFEALYDVDLFEGYGLTETSPVTHANRPGARRPGSIGKPIDGVEARVVDGAFEDVPPVERGPVDESEVSETPRKDGEAVDESEVDLNGVTGEVVVAGPNVMKGYYGLPEANEKAFTEEDGTRWFHTGDIGYHDEDGFFYVVDRAKHMINTAGYNVYPREVEELLFEHPEVADAAVVGIPDERRGETVKAFVVPTPDAAVTEEEIREYCLERLAEYKHPREVEFVEALPRTTTGKVQKFELRGGE, encoded by the coding sequence ATGGCAAATCTCGTCTCCGACATCGAATCCACCGCCGACGCGCGTCCGGACGCACCCGCAGTCGTCTACGACGGACGGACGCTGACCTACGCCGAGTTCTGGGCGCGGGCGGGTCGCTTCGCCGCCGCCCTCGCCGAGCGCGGGATCGACCCCGGCGACCGCGTCGGTATCTACCTCCCCAACCTCCCGCAGTACGTCACCGCCTTCACCGGCACCCTGCGCGCCGGCGGCATCGTCGTCCCGATGAACCCGCAGTACAAGGAGCGGGAGATCTCGCACCTGCTCGCCGACAGCGGCGCGCGCGCCGTCGTGACGCTCGCCGACCTCGTCCCGAACGTCCTCGCCGCGCGGGAGGGGACGGCCGTGGAACACGTCGTGAGCGTTGGCGGCGCGGCGGAGGAGACGACCGAGTTCGAGGCGTTCCTCGCGGGCGACGGCCTCCCCGTCGTCGAGCGCGACGCGGACGACGTGGCCGTCCAGCCGTACACCTCCGGCACGACGGGCGAGCCGAAGGGCGTCATGCTCACCCACGAGAACCTCGGGTGGAACGCCCGGGCGACGGGCGCGCTGATGCCCGACGGGTTCCAGCCGGACGATAAGATGCTCGGGGTCCTCCCCCTGTTTCACATCTACGGGATGACCGTGACGATGCTCGGGACGCTGTTCGCGGGAGCGGCGTACTATCCCCTCCCGAGCTGGGACGCCCGGCGGGCGGTGTCGCTCATCGAGGAGGAGAGAATCACGATCATGCACGGCGTCCCGGCGATGTACAACGACCTCATCAACCAGCCGGACGCCGAGTCGTTCGACCTCTCGTCGCTCCGGTTCGCCAACTCCGGCGGCAGCAGCCTCCCGATCGAGGTGATGCGCCGCTTCGAGGCGCTGTACGACGTGGACCTCTTCGAGGGCTACGGGCTCACCGAGACCAGCCCCGTCACGCACGCCAACCGCCCTGGCGCTCGCCGCCCGGGGAGCATCGGCAAGCCGATCGACGGCGTCGAGGCGCGCGTCGTGGACGGCGCGTTCGAGGACGTGCCGCCGGTCGAGCGCGGCCCCGTCGACGAGAGCGAGGTGTCGGAGACACCTCGAAAAGACGGCGAAGCCGTCGACGAGAGCGAGGTGGACCTGAACGGGGTCACCGGCGAGGTCGTCGTCGCCGGCCCGAACGTGATGAAGGGCTACTACGGCCTCCCCGAGGCGAACGAGAAGGCCTTCACCGAGGAGGACGGCACGCGCTGGTTCCACACCGGCGACATCGGCTACCACGACGAGGACGGCTTCTTCTACGTCGTCGACCGCGCGAAGCACATGATCAACACCGCCGGGTACAACGTCTACCCCCGCGAGGTCGAGGAACTCCTCTTCGAGCACCCCGAGGTGGCCGACGCCGCGGTCGTGGGCATCCCGGACGAGCGCCGGGGAGAGACGGTCAAGGCGTTCGTGGTGCCGACGCCCGACGCGGCGGTGACCGAGGAAGAGATCCGCGAGTACTGCCTGGAGCGCCTCGCGGAGTACAAACACCCCCGCGAGGTCGAGTTCGTCGAGGCGCTCCCCCGGACGACCACCGGCAAGGTCCAGAAGTTCGAGCTGCGAGGCGGTGAGTGA
- a CDS encoding 3-hydroxyacyl-CoA dehydrogenase/enoyl-CoA hydratase family protein, with amino-acid sequence MELGDVQRVAVLGAGNMGHGIAEVVALAGYDVRMRDIEEDIVREGYESIAWSLEKLAEKGLIDQDPEEVLSRIDTAVDLGETVADADFVVEVAPERMDLKREIFAELDDLAPEHAILASNTSSLSITEIASATSRPEQVVGMHFFNPPVKMDLVEVIYGERTTDETAELAYAFVESIDKTPIYVRKDVNGFVVNSVLGPFGDEAAWMVSEGEATIEGADAAMVHRKGYPMGPFELSDLTGIDIGYHVRKEAGKPIPPIVQEKVDAGDLGRKTGRGYYEYEEGDGPTYEPGDGEGFDTLRVEARMINEAAKLVGNDVATAEAIDTGMRLGGGYPEGPCRRADKYGLDTVLDKLRTLHEETGEARYEPADYLVELVESGRTGEEAGAGFYDYGGDGGRDYQFLNHELDDRGVLAVELDRPERLNALSQDLMEEITHLLNDADAEEVRCVTFEGAGDRAFSAGADIGGFGELRPTDAMDVTEMFETVASFPRPTIAKIDGYCLGGGHELALACDLRIATADSEFGFPEITLGLIPGGGGTQRAMRMLTECRAKELVFRGNRIDAERAEEWGLINRAVDGEEFDDVVAEFVDDVVEGPPIALEVAKSVMDEGADASLDAGLKLESQGFGLLISTDDAAEGTAAFAEKRDPEFEGR; translated from the coding sequence ATGGAGTTAGGTGACGTACAACGTGTCGCGGTACTGGGCGCGGGCAACATGGGCCACGGCATCGCCGAGGTCGTCGCGCTCGCCGGCTACGACGTGCGCATGCGGGACATAGAGGAGGACATCGTCCGGGAGGGCTACGAATCGATCGCCTGGAGCCTCGAGAAACTCGCGGAGAAGGGCCTGATCGACCAGGACCCCGAGGAGGTGCTCTCCCGGATCGACACCGCCGTCGACCTCGGCGAGACGGTCGCGGACGCCGACTTCGTCGTCGAGGTCGCCCCCGAGCGGATGGACCTGAAGCGGGAGATCTTCGCCGAACTCGACGATCTCGCGCCCGAGCACGCGATCCTGGCGTCGAACACCTCCTCGCTGTCGATCACGGAGATCGCCTCCGCGACTAGCCGCCCCGAGCAGGTCGTCGGGATGCACTTCTTCAACCCGCCGGTGAAGATGGACCTCGTCGAGGTGATCTACGGCGAGCGGACCACCGACGAGACCGCCGAACTCGCCTACGCCTTCGTCGAGTCGATCGACAAGACCCCCATCTACGTCAGGAAGGACGTCAACGGCTTCGTCGTCAACTCCGTGCTCGGGCCGTTCGGCGACGAGGCGGCCTGGATGGTGAGCGAGGGTGAGGCCACGATCGAGGGGGCCGACGCCGCGATGGTCCACCGGAAGGGGTACCCGATGGGGCCGTTCGAACTCTCGGATCTCACGGGCATCGACATCGGCTACCACGTCCGCAAGGAGGCGGGCAAGCCGATCCCGCCCATCGTCCAGGAGAAGGTGGACGCGGGCGACCTCGGGCGGAAGACCGGGCGGGGGTACTACGAGTACGAGGAGGGAGACGGCCCGACCTACGAACCCGGCGACGGCGAGGGCTTCGACACGCTGCGCGTCGAGGCTCGGATGATCAACGAGGCGGCGAAGCTCGTCGGGAACGACGTCGCGACCGCGGAGGCGATCGACACCGGGATGCGCCTCGGCGGGGGCTACCCCGAGGGACCGTGCCGACGGGCGGACAAGTACGGCCTCGATACGGTGCTCGACAAGCTCAGGACGCTCCACGAGGAGACGGGCGAGGCGCGCTACGAGCCAGCCGACTACCTCGTCGAACTGGTCGAGTCGGGGCGGACCGGCGAGGAGGCGGGCGCGGGCTTCTACGACTACGGCGGCGACGGCGGGCGCGACTACCAGTTCCTGAACCACGAACTCGACGACCGGGGCGTGCTGGCGGTCGAACTCGACCGTCCCGAGCGGCTGAACGCCCTCTCCCAGGACCTCATGGAGGAGATCACCCACCTCCTGAACGACGCGGACGCCGAGGAGGTGCGCTGTGTCACGTTCGAGGGCGCGGGCGACCGGGCGTTCTCGGCGGGGGCCGACATCGGGGGCTTCGGCGAGTTGCGTCCCACGGACGCGATGGACGTGACCGAGATGTTCGAGACCGTCGCGTCGTTCCCGCGGCCCACGATCGCGAAGATCGACGGGTACTGTCTGGGCGGGGGCCACGAACTCGCGCTCGCCTGCGACCTCCGCATCGCCACGGCGGACTCGGAGTTCGGCTTCCCCGAGATCACCCTCGGGCTGATCCCCGGCGGCGGCGGCACCCAGCGCGCGATGCGGATGCTCACGGAGTGTCGGGCGAAGGAACTCGTCTTCCGTGGCAACCGCATCGACGCGGAGCGGGCCGAGGAGTGGGGGCTGATCAACCGCGCCGTGGACGGAGAGGAGTTCGACGACGTGGTCGCGGAGTTCGTCGACGACGTCGTCGAGGGACCGCCGATCGCCCTGGAGGTCGCCAAGTCGGTCATGGACGAGGGCGCGGACGCGAGTCTCGACGCCGGGCTCAAGCTGGAGAGCCAGGGCTTCGGCCTCCTCATCAGCACCGACGACGCGGCCGAGGGCACCGCCGCGTTCGCCGAGAAGCGCGACCCCGAGTTCGAGGGGCGATGA
- a CDS encoding ribonuclease P protein component 4, which produces MGIPEERIERLHALARRAVAEGHEDRSRAYVRRARRIAERNRCGLPRTFKRFTCDACDVYLRPGKNARVRLRDGHTVVTCDCGAQKRYPYRPRREERDDANATERTRPN; this is translated from the coding sequence ATGGGTATCCCCGAGGAGCGCATCGAGCGGCTCCACGCCCTCGCGCGACGGGCCGTCGCGGAGGGCCACGAGGACCGCTCGCGGGCGTACGTGCGGCGGGCCCGCCGGATCGCCGAGCGCAACCGCTGTGGCCTGCCGCGGACGTTCAAGCGCTTCACCTGCGACGCCTGCGACGTCTACCTACGACCGGGGAAGAACGCCCGCGTCCGCCTGCGGGACGGGCACACGGTCGTCACCTGCGACTGCGGCGCGCAGAAGCGCTACCCGTACCGGCCGCGGCGCGAGGAGCGGGACGACGCCAACGCGACCGAGCGCACCCGACCCAACTGA
- a CDS encoding Lrp/AsnC family transcriptional regulator, whose product MSSPGTNTDPDEAPDWEFKERDVLILKELSADSQLSSRELARILEEKYGIEVSHVTVSESIRGMREQGVFREAIVPNEEYFIFGMFEFKLNPEHFAETWRDALDAICQSPNTLFMFLSDGEYQWKSVMMFPNRSAESKWIHEFYKEHGHAIQNIRNSVVHNVLKFRTDPAILESLYRE is encoded by the coding sequence ATGAGCAGCCCCGGAACGAACACCGACCCGGACGAGGCCCCCGACTGGGAGTTCAAGGAGCGGGACGTCCTCATCCTGAAGGAACTCTCGGCGGACTCACAGCTCTCCTCGCGGGAACTCGCGCGCATCCTCGAGGAGAAGTACGGCATCGAGGTCTCGCACGTCACCGTCAGCGAGTCGATCCGCGGGATGCGCGAGCAGGGCGTCTTTCGCGAGGCGATCGTCCCGAACGAGGAGTACTTCATCTTCGGCATGTTCGAGTTCAAGCTCAATCCCGAGCACTTCGCGGAGACGTGGCGCGACGCGCTCGACGCCATCTGCCAGTCGCCGAACACCCTCTTCATGTTCCTCTCCGACGGCGAGTACCAGTGGAAGTCTGTCATGATGTTCCCCAACCGCTCTGCCGAGTCGAAGTGGATCCACGAGTTCTACAAGGAACACGGCCACGCCATCCAGAACATCCGCAACTCCGTCGTCCACAACGTCCTCAAGTTCCGCACGGACCCGGCGATCTTAGAGAGCCTCTATCGGGAGTGA
- a CDS encoding acyl-CoA dehydrogenase family protein: protein MAFQLTAEQEAIRDAVREFGENEIVPVAREYDEQKKYPEEIRKKAAEYDLVAPNVPEEYGGAGMDLLSTIVVTEELWRADPGIGSAVGSAGFGTSMITRFGDEWMKEEWLPQITAGEAVSCSCISEPAHGSDVAGIETTAERDGDEWVIDGNKMWITNGTVADVGVVMAKTDPGEGHKGISAILVPTDADGFEPTKIDNKLGIRASDLAEIVLDGVRVPEENLIGEENRGFYQLMNFFAGGRASVASQAVGAAQGALDAAIDYANEREQFGQKIGEFQALRHKLADMATKVEAARSLTYRAAGYAEEGDRDRGMKYASMAKLFASENAVEVADDALQVFGGSGYVTDYPAERYYRDARITKIYEGTSEIQKNIIADRIL from the coding sequence ATGGCATTCCAGCTCACGGCCGAACAGGAGGCGATCCGGGACGCCGTCCGCGAGTTCGGCGAGAACGAGATCGTGCCCGTCGCGCGCGAGTACGACGAGCAGAAGAAGTACCCCGAGGAGATCCGCAAGAAGGCGGCGGAGTACGACCTCGTCGCGCCCAACGTCCCCGAGGAGTACGGCGGGGCGGGGATGGACCTGCTCTCGACGATCGTCGTCACGGAGGAACTGTGGCGGGCGGACCCCGGCATCGGGAGCGCCGTCGGGTCGGCCGGCTTCGGCACGTCCATGATCACCCGGTTCGGCGACGAGTGGATGAAGGAGGAGTGGCTCCCGCAGATCACCGCGGGCGAGGCCGTCTCCTGCTCCTGCATCTCCGAGCCCGCCCACGGCTCTGACGTCGCCGGCATCGAGACCACCGCGGAGCGCGACGGCGACGAGTGGGTGATCGACGGGAACAAGATGTGGATCACCAACGGGACGGTCGCCGACGTGGGCGTCGTCATGGCGAAGACCGACCCGGGCGAGGGCCACAAGGGCATCAGCGCGATCCTCGTCCCCACGGACGCCGACGGCTTCGAGCCGACGAAGATCGACAACAAGCTCGGCATCCGCGCCTCCGACCTCGCGGAGATCGTCCTCGACGGCGTGCGCGTCCCCGAGGAGAACCTCATCGGCGAGGAGAACCGCGGGTTCTACCAGCTGATGAACTTCTTCGCCGGGGGGCGCGCGAGCGTCGCCTCCCAGGCGGTCGGCGCGGCCCAGGGCGCGCTCGACGCGGCCATCGACTACGCGAACGAGCGCGAGCAGTTCGGCCAGAAGATCGGCGAGTTCCAGGCGCTCCGCCACAAGCTCGCCGACATGGCGACGAAGGTCGAGGCCGCCCGCTCGCTCACCTACCGCGCCGCGGGCTACGCCGAGGAGGGCGACCGCGACCGCGGCATGAAGTACGCGAGCATGGCGAAGCTGTTCGCCTCGGAGAACGCGGTCGAGGTCGCGGACGACGCGCTCCAGGTGTTCGGCGGCTCGGGTTACGTCACCGACTACCCCGCCGAGCGCTACTACCGCGACGCCCGCATCACGAAGATCTACGAGGGGACGAGCGAGATCCAGAAGAACATCATCGCCGACCGCATCCTCTGA
- a CDS encoding CPBP family intramembrane glutamic endopeptidase: MVVSSGADRSYASYVVAVVAAVLLAAVGLGVGVGLVQVAGLTLATAGVPITRGLSLVLSLLLVQGVGVLLVAGLYLWLSGRGLSFVGVRVPTKRDLVWVVSGYALALVANFAVAILRIVADVRSAENDVIGLVRPEPELLLLLIPASFLLIGPGEELLFRGIVQGRLRESFGPALGIGLATLIFVVIHYPSLSGTPGGRAVYITGLALPALVFAVAYEATDNIVVPSLIHGAYNATLFALAYVALKYAPEAGATAALALLPY, encoded by the coding sequence ATGGTCGTTTCGTCGGGTGCCGATCGTTCGTACGCGTCCTACGTCGTCGCGGTCGTCGCCGCCGTCCTCCTGGCCGCCGTCGGTCTCGGCGTGGGCGTCGGTCTCGTTCAGGTCGCCGGTCTCACGCTCGCCACCGCCGGCGTACCGATCACCCGCGGTCTCAGCCTCGTGCTGTCGCTGCTGCTCGTCCAGGGCGTCGGCGTCCTCCTCGTCGCCGGCCTCTACCTCTGGCTGAGCGGACGGGGGCTGTCGTTCGTCGGCGTCCGCGTCCCGACGAAGCGCGATCTCGTCTGGGTGGTGAGCGGCTACGCGCTTGCGCTCGTCGCCAACTTCGCCGTCGCGATCCTCCGGATCGTCGCGGACGTTCGCTCCGCGGAGAACGACGTCATCGGCCTCGTCCGACCGGAGCCAGAACTGCTCCTCCTGCTCATCCCGGCGTCGTTCCTGCTGATCGGTCCCGGCGAGGAACTCCTCTTTCGCGGCATCGTCCAGGGGCGGCTCCGCGAGTCGTTCGGTCCCGCGCTCGGCATCGGGCTGGCGACGCTCATCTTCGTCGTCATCCACTACCCCTCGCTCTCGGGGACGCCCGGCGGGCGGGCGGTCTACATCACCGGACTGGCGCTCCCGGCGCTCGTGTTCGCCGTCGCCTACGAGGCGACCGACAACATCGTCGTCCCGTCGCTCATCCACGGCGCGTACAACGCCACGCTGTTCGCGCTGGCCTACGTCGCGCTGAAGTACGCGCCCGAGGCGGGGGCGACGGCGGCGCTGGCGCTGCTGCCGTACTGA
- a CDS encoding alpha/beta fold hydrolase produces the protein MTDPDHTANGPDHRAWTDAQAETTVEVDGHEVSMAYYDEGEGHPVVFLHGIPTWSFLWRRIAPPLADDVRTIVPDLVGYGNSDRRDGFDRSIRAQELAVADLIDGLGLETVSLVAHDIGGGVALRYAAHEPDRVERLVLSNAVCYDSWPVEFVTTMGLPRTAEMAPDEFEAKLDFAFADGLHGDDADPEWLDGMKAPWLAEGGRRALARAAVATNTNHTTEIDYDAIDADVLCLWGADDRMQPLSYGERLAADLGGEVVELERAYHWVVEDRPEAYLEACREFLG, from the coding sequence ATGACCGACCCCGATCACACCGCGAACGGTCCCGACCACCGCGCCTGGACCGACGCCCAGGCTGAGACGACCGTCGAGGTGGACGGCCACGAGGTGTCGATGGCCTACTACGACGAGGGCGAGGGCCACCCCGTCGTCTTCCTCCACGGCATCCCGACGTGGTCGTTCCTCTGGCGGCGGATCGCGCCCCCGCTCGCGGACGACGTTCGGACGATAGTCCCCGACCTCGTCGGCTACGGCAACAGCGACCGGCGGGACGGCTTCGACCGCTCGATCCGCGCCCAGGAGCTGGCCGTCGCCGACCTGATCGACGGGCTGGGCCTCGAGACCGTCTCGCTGGTCGCCCACGACATCGGCGGGGGCGTCGCGCTCCGCTACGCGGCCCACGAACCGGACCGGGTGGAGAGGCTCGTCCTCTCGAACGCGGTCTGCTACGACTCCTGGCCCGTCGAGTTCGTCACCACGATGGGCCTGCCGAGGACCGCGGAGATGGCCCCCGACGAATTCGAGGCGAAGCTGGATTTCGCGTTCGCCGACGGGCTCCACGGCGACGACGCGGACCCAGAGTGGCTCGACGGCATGAAGGCACCGTGGCTGGCGGAGGGCGGCCGCCGCGCGCTCGCCCGCGCCGCCGTCGCCACGAACACGAACCACACGACGGAGATCGACTACGACGCGATCGACGCCGACGTGCTGTGCCTGTGGGGCGCTGACGACCGGATGCAGCCGCTCTCGTACGGCGAGCGCCTCGCGGCGGACCTCGGCGGCGAGGTCGTCGAACTCGAGCGCGCCTACCACTGGGTCGTCGAGGACCGCCCCGAGGCGTACCTCGAGGCCTGCCGGGAGTTCCTCGGATGA
- a CDS encoding MaoC/PaaZ C-terminal domain-containing protein, protein MSEGAGESVFERTAVGKRVTTQGRTITEADVTNFAGVSGDFNHLHTDAEAMAESDFGERIVHGALVFSVMTGLLWQSRTTAERDAVVAFYGVDRLRFRAPTFIGDTVHVELEVTDKEPRDHPVGNGVLTYDAEVVTGEGTVVLSCELRSLVV, encoded by the coding sequence ATGAGTGAGGGGGCGGGAGAGAGCGTCTTCGAGCGCACGGCGGTCGGCAAGCGCGTCACCACGCAGGGGCGTACGATCACCGAGGCGGACGTGACGAACTTCGCGGGCGTCAGCGGCGACTTCAACCACCTCCACACCGACGCCGAGGCGATGGCCGAGTCGGACTTCGGCGAGCGGATCGTCCACGGCGCGCTCGTCTTCTCGGTGATGACGGGGCTGCTCTGGCAGTCCCGGACGACCGCCGAGCGGGACGCCGTCGTCGCCTTCTACGGCGTCGATCGGCTCCGGTTCCGCGCGCCGACGTTCATCGGCGACACCGTCCACGTGGAACTCGAGGTGACGGACAAGGAGCCGCGCGACCACCCCGTCGGCAACGGCGTGCTCACCTACGACGCCGAGGTGGTCACCGGCGAGGGGACGGTCGTGCTGTCCTGCGAACTGCGGTCGCTCGTCGTCTGA
- a CDS encoding mechanosensitive ion channel family protein produces the protein MAQDGVLQSGARATGAVSKVLADAFGLDGQIANAIGSAIVFVIAFVAVYAVGRATVLPLAGRVLDSRDVDVHAKKPLVRVVHVLVAFAAVAIAFGFAGYDGFLTSIATVAAAATLAVGLAMQDVLKNLVAGVFIYTDRPFRIGDWIEWDGYSGIVEDISLRVTRVRTFDNELLTVPNSTLTDDVIKNPVAKDKLRLQFLFGIGYDDDIGRATDIIVEEAERHAEILDTPAPSVRLTELADSYVGLQSRFWIADPSRADFVRVRGEYVTNVKGRFDEAGINIPYPQVDVHGGIELTNGATVAETADD, from the coding sequence ATGGCGCAGGACGGAGTCCTCCAGTCGGGGGCGAGAGCGACCGGTGCGGTCTCGAAGGTGCTCGCGGACGCGTTCGGGTTGGACGGCCAGATCGCCAACGCGATCGGCTCGGCCATCGTCTTCGTGATCGCCTTCGTCGCCGTCTACGCCGTCGGTCGGGCGACGGTCCTGCCGCTCGCGGGGCGCGTCCTCGACTCGCGGGACGTGGACGTGCACGCGAAGAAGCCGCTGGTGCGGGTCGTCCACGTCCTCGTGGCGTTCGCCGCGGTGGCGATCGCGTTCGGGTTCGCGGGCTACGACGGCTTCCTCACCTCGATCGCGACCGTGGCGGCCGCGGCGACGCTCGCGGTCGGGCTGGCGATGCAGGACGTCCTCAAGAACCTGGTCGCGGGCGTGTTCATCTACACGGACAGGCCGTTCCGCATCGGCGACTGGATCGAGTGGGACGGGTACTCCGGCATCGTCGAGGACATCAGCCTGCGCGTGACGCGCGTGCGGACCTTCGACAACGAACTGCTCACGGTACCGAACTCGACGCTCACCGACGACGTGATCAAGAACCCCGTCGCGAAGGACAAGCTCCGGTTGCAGTTCCTGTTCGGCATCGGCTACGACGACGACATCGGGCGGGCGACCGACATCATCGTCGAGGAGGCCGAGCGGCACGCGGAGATCCTCGACACGCCCGCGCCCTCGGTGCGCCTGACTGAGCTGGCGGACTCCTACGTCGGCCTCCAGTCGCGGTTCTGGATCGCGGACCCCTCCCGCGCCGACTTCGTGCGCGTCCGCGGGGAGTACGTCACGAACGTCAAGGGGCGCTTCGACGAGGCGGGCATCAACATCCCCTACCCGCAGGTGGACGTTCACGGCGGCATCGAACTCACTAACGGCGCGACGGTGGCCGAGACGGCCGACGACTGA